In Allomuricauda ruestringensis DSM 13258, the following proteins share a genomic window:
- a CDS encoding GDCCVxC domain-containing (seleno)protein: METVLASTITCPKCGHRKKELMPTTACQFFYDCENCKEVLRPKEGDCCVFCSYGTVACPPVQQKGDCCS; this comes from the coding sequence ATGGAAACTGTGTTAGCATCTACCATTACGTGTCCCAAATGCGGACACCGCAAAAAAGAACTGATGCCGACCACGGCTTGCCAGTTCTTTTACGATTGTGAAAATTGCAAGGAAGTTTTAAGGCCAAAAGAGGGCGATTGTTGTGTGTTCTGCTCCTATGGCACGGTAGCTTGTCCACCCGTTCAACAGAAAGGAGATTG